In Candidatus Binataceae bacterium, the genomic stretch ACCGACGGTCGCGGGGATGCCGGTCAGCGAAAGCAGGAAAGTCGCGAGTGCGATTGCCGGCAGCGCGCCGCCCCGCCAGGCAAGTCCGCGATAGGCTTCGAGGTCCTCGCGCCCGGTCGCGTTGGCCACGATCATCACGACCAGGAACGCTCCCGCGTCCATCACGTAGTAGGCGAACAAGTAGAACAGCATCGCGCGCACGCCGTCGTTGGTCAGGATCACCACGCCCATCAGCGCATAGCCGGCCTGCGCGATCGACGAGTACGCGAGCAGCCGTTTCATGTTGGTCTGCTGGAGCGCGGCGAGGTTGCCGAGCGTCATCGTGATCACGCATACGACCAGCAAAAGCTGCGGCCAATCGACGCCGACGAGCGCCTGCCAGTTTCCGCCCGCGCCCAGGCGCGAGATCGCGGGATAGAAAAAGCGGGTCAGCAGTGCGAAGCCAGCGGCCTTCGAACCCACGGCGAGAAAGGTCGTGACCGGAATCGGCGCGCCGGTGTAAACGTCGGGCGCCCACATGTGAAACGGCACAGAGGCGATCTTGTAGCCGAGCCCCGCCAGAATCAGCACCAGCGCGATGAACACGGTGAGCACGGGCAGATGGCCGGGTGCGCTCAGCGCCTGGTTGATCGCGCCAAAGTCGAGCGAGCCGGCGATCCCGAAAATCCAGCTCATTCCGTAAATCATGGTGCCCGAGGCGACGCCGCCGTAGATCAGGTACTTGAGCGCGGCCTCCTGGGAGCGCCGGTTGCGCCGCAGAAAGCCGGTCAGGATGTAAGAGGTCAGGCTCACCAACTCGAGCGCCAGGTACGCCATCAGCAGATTCGCCGCCTCCGCCATCAGGAACATCCCGAGCGTGCTCGCGAGCAGGATGGCGTAGTACTCGCCCTGGTCGCTGTGGCGCACCTCAACCGAGCCGATCGACATCCACACCGCGACCAGCGCGGCCAGCGCGATCAGCGCGCGGAAGAAGACGGCGAAGGCGTCGAACACCAGCATGCGATGGAACAGCCATGCGCCGCGCTGCGCCGGCTCGATCGCGATGAGCACGAGCGCACCGGCGGTGATGATGAGCGCGATATCGCCGAGCGGCGTCTTGTCGCGCAGGACCAAATCGACGACCACCAGCAGGACGACGCCCGCGGTGAGCAGCAATTCGGGAAGGAAGTGGCCGAGGCTCGCGAAGTTGCCGAGGTCCATTCTGATTCGCCTGGTGTGGCTCGTTCGCCCGCTTTGTCCCGCCCGGCTCAGTCCGCCTGAATCCGTCCGCCGATCGGCCGCTGCCCGCGTCCGCTCTTCATGGCGCCCCGGCGGCGGCCGCCGGCGCATGCGCCATTAGCACGACCTGGTTGACGTGATTTAACGAGACGCCGAGCAGGTCGAGGATGGCGTGCGGATAAACGCCGAGGATCAGCACGATGATCGCGAGCGGGACGAGGGTGAAGGCCTCGCGCAGCGTGAGGTCGCCAAGCGTCTTGTATTTCTCGTTGAGCGGGCCGAGATAGATACGCTGGAAAGTCCACAGCATGTAGCCCGCGGTCAGTATCGCGGTGCCTGCGCCAAGCACGGTCAGCACCGGGTAGGGCTGCCATGCGCCGATCAGCACCAGCACCTCGGAGATGAAGGCCGAGAGCCCAGGCAAGCCCATCGCGGCGAAGAACGCGAAGCCGGTGAGCGCGGCATACATTGGCATCTGGCTCGCGAGGCCGCCGAAGCCCGCGATCTCGCGATGGTGCGTGCGATCGTAGATCACCCCGACCAGCAGAAAGAGCATCGCGGTGATCGTTCCGTGATTGAACATCTGCAGCACCGCGCCGTTCAATCCGGCCGTGGTCAGCGCCGCCATCCCGAGCATCACGTAACCCATGTGGCTGACCGAGGAATAAGCGATGAGTTTTTTATAGTCGCTCTGCGCCATCGCGCACAGTGCGCCGTACACGATGTTGATCGTGCCGATCGCGCCGAGCGCCCAGAAAGCGAATTCATGGCTCGCCGCCGGCAGGATCGAAAAGTTGATGCGCAGGATGCCGTAGGTGCCCATCTTGAGCAGCACGCCGGCCAGGATGACGCTGATCGCGGTGGGCGCCTCGACATGCGCATCGGGCAGCCAGGTGTGGAACGGAAACGCCGGAATCTTGATCGCGAAACCGATGAACAGCGCGATCCAGGCCACGCGCTGAAAGGTCATCGAGTAGCTGCCGGAATTGGCCGCAAGCTCGATCATGTCGAAGGTCGGCGTCGCCCCGTAATAGTACAGCCCCAGCATCGCGAGCAGGATCAGCACCGAGCCGAGCAGCGTGTAGAGAAAAAACTTGATCGCTGCGTACTCGCGCCGCGGTCCGCCCCAGATGCCGATGAGGAAGTACATCGGCAGCAGCATCACCTCCCAGAAGATGTAGAACAGGAAAAAATCGAGCGCCACGAACACGCCCATCATGCCGGTGTCGAGCAACAGCAACAGCGCATAGTAGCCGCGTTCGCCGCGTTCGATGCTGAAACTCGCGAACACCGAGATGAAGCAGATGATCGCGGTCAGCAGAACCATCGAGATGCTGATCCCGTCAACGCCGAGAAAATAAAAAATGTGATAGGCCGGAATCCAGGCGCAATGCTCGGTGAATTGAATGGCCGCCGTCGCGGTATCGAACTTGGCATAGAGCCATGCTGCGATAAGCACTTGCGCCAGGGTGGCCGCGGCCGCGATCCAGCGGATGAATTTCTCCTGGCCTCGGGGGCATGCGAGGATCAGGACCATTCCGATGAGCGGGATAAAGGTGATCAGGGTCAGCGGATGACTCATCGTCGGTTGCGCGATCCGGCTCTTGGCCTCGACGCTCCTCCCCGCCTCCGCCTCAGGTCCGCAGCATCGCGCGAACGATGAGGGCGAACGTAACCGCCGCCAGAATTCCGTACAGGTAACCGTTGATCGAGCCGGTCTGCAGCCGCCGCATCCGCCGACCCGCATCCAGCGTCACGTTGGAGATGAGATTGACCAGTCCGTCAACCACGTAGCGGTCGAGCAGCCCCGAGAACCACGAACCGACAACAGTCAGCGTGGCGGCGAAGTTGACCATCCAGTCGATTACGTGGAAATCGAACCAGGCCGCGGCGCGCGAAGTCTCGAGCGTCGCGGCGACCGGGCCTGCCGCGTACGCCTCGTCAACGTAGTACTTGTTCAACACTGCGCGATAGAGCGCGCCGCCCCACAGTTCGCCGACCCAATCACAGGCGGTCGAGCCCTGGCGATAGATGAGATCGGCCAGGAACCATCCTGCGCCAACCATCGCGAGCGACAGCAGCGCCAGGCCGGCCTCGGCGCCGCGGTTCTCGGCGGCGGATTCAACCACCTGCCGCGTCGCGGGCGCGGCGAACACGGGCGCGAGGAAATTAGCAAACGGATGGCCGAAAGGATCGAGTCGCTCGATAAACGCCGGCAATCTTACGAAGCCGCCGATCATCGAAAGCGCGCCCAGCACCACCAGCGCGAGCGTCATCGACGGCGGCGATTCGTGCAGATGATGCTCCTGTTCGTGCGACCCGCGGAACTCGCCGAAGAAGGTCATATAGACCTGGCGGAACATGTAGAAGGCCGTGATTCCTGCGCCGATCCACAGGAGCGCCCAGAGCAGCGGATGGCCGTGCGCGAAGCTGTCCCAGATGATCGCGTCCTTCGACATGAAGCCCGCAAACGGCGGAACGCCGCAGAGCGCGAGCGTCGCGGCAAGAAAAGTCCAGCAGGTGATCGGCAGCCGCTCGCGCAGGCCGCCCATCAGCCGCATGTCCTGCACCCCGCCCATCGCGTGAATCACCGAACCCGCGCCGAGGAACAGGCAGGCCTTGAAGAACGCGTGCGTCATCAGGTGAAAGACGCCGTCAACGTAGGCGCCGACGCCGACCGCCGCAAACATGTAGCCGAGCTGGCTCACGGTCGAATAGGCCAGCACCTTCTTGATGTCGTCCTGCGTGGTGCCGATGGTGGCGGCGAAGAACGCGGTCAGCGAGCCAACCGTCGCGATCGCGAGCATCGTCGCCGGCGCCATCGAGAAGAGGAAATTGAGCCGCGCCACCATGTACACGCCCGCCGTCACCATCGTGGCCGCATGGATCAGCGCGCTTACCGGAGTCGGCCCCGCCATCGCGTCAGGCAGCCAGACATGCAGCGGAATCTGCGCCGACTTTCCGGTCGCGCCCGCGAACAGCAGCAGCGTTACGAAGGTGACCAGCGACATCCCGAAGTAACCCGGCGCTCCGGCAAGCGCCGGCGCGAAGCGGGCGACTTCGCGGATGACCAGGGTCGGATGGCCGACCGCGCCGAGTCCGGTGAACAACGCATAGAGCGCGACCACGAACGCCCAGTCGCCAACGCGATTGACGATAAACGCCTTGTTCCCGGCAGCGGTATTGGCGAGTTCCTTGTACCAGAAACCGATCAGCGCGAAGGAGCACAATCCCACGCCTTCCCAGCCGACGAACATCAGCCAAAGATTGTCCGCCAGCACCAGCACCAGCATCGCGAACGTAAACAGATTGAGCCACGCGAAGAAGCGCCAGTAGGACTCGTCCTCGTGCATGTAGCCGGTCGAGTAGAGGTGAATCAGGCCGCCGACGCCGGTGATGATCAACACCATCAGCATCGAGAGCGGGTCGAGCGAGAGCGCGATGTCGAGGTTCAGCGGTCCGACGTGAATCCATCGCCACAGGTCGTCGAGCATGAAGCGATCGGCGGGCGCCGCCGCCAGCATCCGGACCCAGGCGTAAACGGCAATTGCGAAAGCCGCCGCCACTGTGCCGCATCCGACAACGCTTATCGCGCGCTTGCCGAATTCGCGCTGGATGTGCGCGCCGGCGAAAAAGTTCACCGCCGCGCCAAGCAGCGGCAGCAACACGATCCAGCGCACGAAATCGGCCGCGAGCGGATGCTCCATCGCGCTAGAGCCTCACCTCAACCCCACCGCAATCGCGCCCAATCCGACCCAACGACGACAAGCGGGATCGCCAACGGGGATCGGGTCGATATAAGCAGAAAGCGCGGCGAAAACAAGGCAAGCGCGGCGCCCGAAGCGGCGGCACGGGCCGCAGCGTGGAGCCGTGGCGCTCGGCGCGGCGGCGACGCTCAGCCGCTGAGCGTCTCGGTGGCATCGACGTCGATCGTCCGCAGGTTCTGGTAGATGGCGAGGATCACGGCGAGCCCGATGACCGCCTCCGCCGCCGCCAGCATGATTACGAAGATCGCAAAGATCTGTCCGTCGTAGCGCGCGCCCCCAAAGTAGGCGAAGGCGAGATAGTTGATATTCGCGGCGTTCAGGATCAGCTCGATACCCATCAGGATGCCGATCGCGTTGCGCCGCGTCAGCACGCAGTAGGACCCGAGCAGAAACAGGATCAGCCCCAGCACCAGGAAATGGTCGAGCGTAATTCCTCCGGCCATACGGTTAGCCTTCACCCTTGTCCGCAGCCGCGCCCGGCGGCGCTGTTGTGGCATCCCGAGATGGCGCGGAGTTCTGACCAGGCACCGGGTCCTGGCGCGAGATAACGACCGCGCCGATCAGCGCCGCCAACAAAACCAGCGAGGCGATCTCGAACGGCAGCACATACGCGCCTAAAAAGGCGTTGCCTACGCTGTAGGTCGTCGCCGAGACCTCGATAGCTGACGCGACATGCCACGGCGTCCGCAATGTCGCATACAGCATCACCGCTCCCGCGAGTGCCACCACGCTCAAGCCCGCGAATGGTCCCGCCGCCCGATTCGAAACGGCAACATCCCCAATTCCCTGGGTCAGCATCACGGCAAAAATCGTCAGCACCACGATCCCGCCCACGTAAAGCAGTACCTGCACCATCGCGACGAAGTCCGCCGCAAGCAGAATATAGATCCCGGCGACTCCCATCAGGGCGCCGACCAACGCAAACGCCGAGTAAACGATGTTGCGTGAGAACGCGACCAGCGCTGCAAAGCCGACGGTGACCGCGGCAATGACGTAGAAGACTATTTGCGCTGCGAGCGGGTTCAGCATCGTAGCAGTCCCCTTGCGCGCGGCCGGAAGGGCTATGCCGGTTCCGGCTCGTCCTTTCCGGAATTAGGACCGGCTGCCGAAGCGGTGGTCTCCGCCGCTTCGGCTGCCGGACCCTGCGGCTTTGCGGCAACGGGGCCGGCGGGCGCGGATGCGCCCGCCGCGGGCGGAGTGGCGGACGGCGCCGCTGCGGAAGCGGGTTTCACGCCAACTGCCGCGGCGGCGCCGCCCGCCGGCGGCGAGGCAGGCTTCGGCGGCGCCGCCGGGGCCGCCGCCTTCGCCGCGGCCCCGGCGGCGGACGGCGCTGACCCTGCCGGCGCGGCGGGCGGCTTGCCGCCCGGCTGCGCCCATTCCTCGACGTAACGCATGCCGCGCTCCAGCAGATGCCCGACATGGACGTCGGGCTCGGGACCCTTCTTGACCTTGTAGGCCACCAGCGGCTCGGGTACGAAGCGGCGAATCAGGCTCTCGAGCGAAAAGTCAGCGCCCTCGAATTCGGTCGTATGATGGATCGATCCGGTGGGGCACGGCTCGCTGCAGAGCCCGCAATACATGCATTTGGCGATGTCGATATCGAACTGCGAGATCGTCAATTCGCGGGTCTGCGCATTTTTCTCGCACACGATAACGATGCAATCGATCGGACAGGCACGCTCGCACGCGAGGCATCCCGTACAAATTTCCAGGTCAACGTCGAGGATACCGCGATAGCGGAAGGGCAGCGTGTCCTGCACGCGCACCGGCGTGCGATCCGGGTACTGAATCGTGTAGGGGCGGCGGATCAGATGCGACGCGCTCACCGCCATGCCGTCGAAGATGGTGACGACGGCGTCCCTGATATGGCGAAAGTATCCGCTTGCCACACCCATCTTGTTCAGTCCGTCAACCTCGCGATTGGTCAGGGTCGTTCAGATCGTGGGATGCAGGTACATCTCCATCCGTGAGCGCCTGAGATAGTACATTACGCGCTGGATGAAGAGCACGGCGATCGCCACGCCCAACGCGAACATTACATAGCCCGCGACCCGATTGCCTTCGGGCCAGATTGCCACCCACACCGCGGTGCCGATCATATTGATGAACGAAATCGGGACAAAGAACTTCCAGCAAAGCGACATCATCTGGTCGATTCGTACTCGCGGGAGCGTGCCCCGCACCCACATCGAGGTAAAGACCAGAAACAGCACCTTGACATTGAAGCTCAACAACTCGAGCACGTTCATCACGACAGGATTCGCGCTCAGCCGCGGCGCCTGCCATCCGCCGAGATACAAGGTCGTGATAAGCGCGCCGGCGATGAACATGTTGCCCCACTCGGCGAAGAAGAAAAGCAGATAGCGCATCCCGCTGTACTCGGTCGCAAACCCCGCAACCAGTTCGGACTCGGCCTCCGGCAGATCGAAGGGCGTGCGATTACCTTCGGCGAGCGCCGAGACGTAAAGCACGATCGCCGCGACGAAGCAGAACGGATTCGAGAACAGGAACCAGTGGTAAGGCTCCCATTCCTGGGCCCGGATGATCCCCTGCATGGAGAGCGTGCCGGTGATCAGCACCACCGGGAAAATCGACATCCCGGCGGGAATCTCGTAGCTGATAATCTGCGCCGCCGAGCGGATTCCGCCGATCAGCGACCATTTGTTGTCCGACGCCCAACCGGCCATCAGCACGCCGACCACCGTCAGCGCGGTTACCGCGGTGAAGTACAGGATGCCGACGTTGAGGTCGGCCAGGATGAGCGCCGAGGAAAACGGCATCACTGCCCACGGCAGCACGAACCCGAGTACCACCAGGTAGGGCGCGAGCTTGAACAGCCTGGGGTCGGCCTCGTCCGGGATGACGTCTTCCTTGAGCACGTGCTTGGCGCCGTCGGCCAGCCATTGCAGCGAGCCGTTGGGGCCGACGCGGTTGGGGCCGACGCGCGACTGGATCCGCGCCCACACGCGGCGCTCGACCCAGCTCACGATCCCGGCGAAGGGGAACGCCACGCCCAGAAAGACCACCGCGCTCAGCGCGAAGATGAAGGCCGCATAGACGAGGTCGCGCGGCGGATTTTTTCCGAAGTCGCCGGCCGCGATAAGGCTGTCGATCCAGTTCTGCATCGGCGTCCTAGCGATCGATCTCCGGCGCGATAACGTCGAGGCTCGCGATGAGCACCACGAGGTCCGCGATCATCAGTCCGCGGCTGAGTTTCTGGATGATTCCCATAGCGGCGAAGGAGCCGGTGCGCACGTGGACCCGCCACGGATAGCCGGTGCCGTCGCTAACGACATACCATCCCTGGTCGCCGCGCGCGCTTTCCACCCGCACCTGGCATTCGCTGGCCGGCGGCCTGAGATTGCGCACCACCTTGGCCAGCACCGGACCGTCGGGCATCCGCGTCAGCGCCTGGCGGAGGATCTTCGACGATTCGCGCATCTCGTAGATCCGCATCATGTAGCGGTCCATCGAGTCGCCGATCGTCCCCCACTCGCCGCGGCCGATGGGAACGTCGAAATCGAAGTCGGGATAGACTGAGTAGGGCATCTCCTTGCGCACGTCCCATTTGACGCCGCAGGCGCGCAGATTGGGACCGACGAGGTTGTAGTTTATCGCCTCCTCGGCGCTGATCGGCGCGACGTTGGCCAGGCGCTGGATGCAAATCTTGTTGTAGGAGAAGAGCGCGTTGTATTCCTCGAGGATCGGGTCGAGATGGTCGAGGTAGGCGAGCGCCTTCTCGCGCCATCCCGGCGGCAGGTCCCACGCCACGCCGCCGATCCGCATGTAGTTGAAGGTAAGCCGCGCGCCGCAGAGCTCCTCGATCAGATCGTTTATCATCTCGCGCTCGCGCAGCGCGTGCAGAAACGGCGTCATCGCGCCGATATCCATCCCCATCAGACCGACGGTCAGCAAATGCGACGCGAGCCGGTTGAACTCCGTCGCGATCACTCGGCAATACTCGCCGCGGCGCGGGACTTCGATATTCGCGAGCTTCTCGCACGCCATCGCCCAGCCCTGGTTGGTGAACATCGCGCACACGTAATCGACGCGGTCGGTGTAAGGCATGAACCCGTGATAGCCGACCTTCTCGGCAATCTTTTCAATCGACCGATGGAGGTAACCGACGTCGGGCACAGCCTCGCGCATCACCTCGCCGTCGGCGCGGATCACGAAGCGCAACACCCCGTGGGTCGAGGGATGCTGCGGCCCCATGTTGAGGGTCATTTCCTCGGTGCGCAGCGTTGGTTCGGCGGTGTCGCTCATTTCTTCTTGTGCTGGTCCTTGAGTTGATCCAGGCGAACGATCGGGCTTTCGCGCACGGTCGAGATACCGTGATATTCCTGCGGCTCGACGAAATCCTTGCGCAGCGGATGGCCGGGCCAATCCTCGGGCATCAGGATGCGGCGGAGATCGCTATGGCCCTCGAAGTTGACGCCAACCAGGTCGAAAATCTCGCGCTCCATCCAGTTGGCGGACTTCCAGATGTTCTCGACGGTCGCGACGCGCGGCTCCTCGCGCGGCAGCCTCACCTTGAGCA encodes the following:
- a CDS encoding NADH-quinone oxidoreductase subunit N, which codes for MDLGNFASLGHFLPELLLTAGVVLLVVVDLVLRDKTPLGDIALIITAGALVLIAIEPAQRGAWLFHRMLVFDAFAVFFRALIALAALVAVWMSIGSVEVRHSDQGEYYAILLASTLGMFLMAEAANLLMAYLALELVSLTSYILTGFLRRNRRSQEAALKYLIYGGVASGTMIYGMSWIFGIAGSLDFGAINQALSAPGHLPVLTVFIALVLILAGLGYKIASVPFHMWAPDVYTGAPIPVTTFLAVGSKAAGFALLTRFFYPAISRLGAGGNWQALVGVDWPQLLLVVCVITMTLGNLAALQQTNMKRLLAYSSIAQAGYALMGVVILTNDGVRAMLFYLFAYYVMDAGAFLVVMIVANATGREDLEAYRGLAWRGGALPAIALATFLLSLTGIPATVGFIGKFYIFAAVIRSHFYVLAVIGILNSTISLYYYMAPVRMMFLEEPHGDETPLTFEPWTYGLMGVLACATIVLGLYWTPIIAFADRSMHFFTGPS
- a CDS encoding NADH-quinone oxidoreductase subunit M translates to MSHPLTLITFIPLIGMVLILACPRGQEKFIRWIAAAATLAQVLIAAWLYAKFDTATAAIQFTEHCAWIPAYHIFYFLGVDGISISMVLLTAIICFISVFASFSIERGERGYYALLLLLDTGMMGVFVALDFFLFYIFWEVMLLPMYFLIGIWGGPRREYAAIKFFLYTLLGSVLILLAMLGLYYYGATPTFDMIELAANSGSYSMTFQRVAWIALFIGFAIKIPAFPFHTWLPDAHVEAPTAISVILAGVLLKMGTYGILRINFSILPAASHEFAFWALGAIGTINIVYGALCAMAQSDYKKLIAYSSVSHMGYVMLGMAALTTAGLNGAVLQMFNHGTITAMLFLLVGVIYDRTHHREIAGFGGLASQMPMYAALTGFAFFAAMGLPGLSAFISEVLVLIGAWQPYPVLTVLGAGTAILTAGYMLWTFQRIYLGPLNEKYKTLGDLTLREAFTLVPLAIIVLILGVYPHAILDLLGVSLNHVNQVVLMAHAPAAAAGAP
- the nuoL gene encoding NADH-quinone oxidoreductase subunit L, giving the protein MEHPLAADFVRWIVLLPLLGAAVNFFAGAHIQREFGKRAISVVGCGTVAAAFAIAVYAWVRMLAAAPADRFMLDDLWRWIHVGPLNLDIALSLDPLSMLMVLIITGVGGLIHLYSTGYMHEDESYWRFFAWLNLFTFAMLVLVLADNLWLMFVGWEGVGLCSFALIGFWYKELANTAAGNKAFIVNRVGDWAFVVALYALFTGLGAVGHPTLVIREVARFAPALAGAPGYFGMSLVTFVTLLLFAGATGKSAQIPLHVWLPDAMAGPTPVSALIHAATMVTAGVYMVARLNFLFSMAPATMLAIATVGSLTAFFAATIGTTQDDIKKVLAYSTVSQLGYMFAAVGVGAYVDGVFHLMTHAFFKACLFLGAGSVIHAMGGVQDMRLMGGLRERLPITCWTFLAATLALCGVPPFAGFMSKDAIIWDSFAHGHPLLWALLWIGAGITAFYMFRQVYMTFFGEFRGSHEQEHHLHESPPSMTLALVVLGALSMIGGFVRLPAFIERLDPFGHPFANFLAPVFAAPATRQVVESAAENRGAEAGLALLSLAMVGAGWFLADLIYRQGSTACDWVGELWGGALYRAVLNKYYVDEAYAAGPVAATLETSRAAAWFDFHVIDWMVNFAATLTVVGSWFSGLLDRYVVDGLVNLISNVTLDAGRRMRRLQTGSINGYLYGILAAVTFALIVRAMLRT
- the nuoK gene encoding NADH-quinone oxidoreductase subunit NuoK, which produces MAGGITLDHFLVLGLILFLLGSYCVLTRRNAIGILMGIELILNAANINYLAFAYFGGARYDGQIFAIFVIMLAAAEAVIGLAVILAIYQNLRTIDVDATETLSG
- a CDS encoding NADH-quinone oxidoreductase subunit J; its protein translation is MLNPLAAQIVFYVIAAVTVGFAALVAFSRNIVYSAFALVGALMGVAGIYILLAADFVAMVQVLLYVGGIVVLTIFAVMLTQGIGDVAVSNRAAGPFAGLSVVALAGAVMLYATLRTPWHVASAIEVSATTYSVGNAFLGAYVLPFEIASLVLLAALIGAVVISRQDPVPGQNSAPSRDATTAPPGAAADKGEG
- a CDS encoding 4Fe-4S binding protein is translated as MASGYFRHIRDAVVTIFDGMAVSASHLIRRPYTIQYPDRTPVRVQDTLPFRYRGILDVDLEICTGCLACERACPIDCIVIVCEKNAQTRELTISQFDIDIAKCMYCGLCSEPCPTGSIHHTTEFEGADFSLESLIRRFVPEPLVAYKVKKGPEPDVHVGHLLERGMRYVEEWAQPGGKPPAAPAGSAPSAAGAAAKAAAPAAPPKPASPPAGGAAAAVGVKPASAAAPSATPPAAGASAPAGPVAAKPQGPAAEAAETTASAAGPNSGKDEPEPA
- the nuoH gene encoding NADH-quinone oxidoreductase subunit NuoH → MQNWIDSLIAAGDFGKNPPRDLVYAAFIFALSAVVFLGVAFPFAGIVSWVERRVWARIQSRVGPNRVGPNGSLQWLADGAKHVLKEDVIPDEADPRLFKLAPYLVVLGFVLPWAVMPFSSALILADLNVGILYFTAVTALTVVGVLMAGWASDNKWSLIGGIRSAAQIISYEIPAGMSIFPVVLITGTLSMQGIIRAQEWEPYHWFLFSNPFCFVAAIVLYVSALAEGNRTPFDLPEAESELVAGFATEYSGMRYLLFFFAEWGNMFIAGALITTLYLGGWQAPRLSANPVVMNVLELLSFNVKVLFLVFTSMWVRGTLPRVRIDQMMSLCWKFFVPISFINMIGTAVWVAIWPEGNRVAGYVMFALGVAIAVLFIQRVMYYLRRSRMEMYLHPTI
- a CDS encoding NADPH-quinone oxidoreductase produces the protein MSDTAEPTLRTEEMTLNMGPQHPSTHGVLRFVIRADGEVMREAVPDVGYLHRSIEKIAEKVGYHGFMPYTDRVDYVCAMFTNQGWAMACEKLANIEVPRRGEYCRVIATEFNRLASHLLTVGLMGMDIGAMTPFLHALREREMINDLIEELCGARLTFNYMRIGGVAWDLPPGWREKALAYLDHLDPILEEYNALFSYNKICIQRLANVAPISAEEAINYNLVGPNLRACGVKWDVRKEMPYSVYPDFDFDVPIGRGEWGTIGDSMDRYMMRIYEMRESSKILRQALTRMPDGPVLAKVVRNLRPPASECQVRVESARGDQGWYVVSDGTGYPWRVHVRTGSFAAMGIIQKLSRGLMIADLVVLIASLDVIAPEIDR
- a CDS encoding NADH-quinone oxidoreductase subunit C, producing the protein MEPLQIYERLKGRFGERILETVEKKPDPFAVVDPAALLEICRYLREEPELAMDCLSNETGVDYKDRVEVVYHLFSYLHRHGAVLKVRLPREEPRVATVENIWKSANWMEREIFDLVGVNFEGHSDLRRILMPEDWPGHPLRKDFVEPQEYHGISTVRESPIVRLDQLKDQHKKK